One Sinorhizobium fredii NGR234 DNA window includes the following coding sequences:
- a CDS encoding DUF2604 domain-containing protein yields the protein MSKEAGKGDNHGGGPGKIEIIVVVNGQPTQVEANPNQPLHVVRTKALENTQNVAQPAENWEFKDEAGTLLDADKKIGDFGFANTGTLFLSLKAGVAGA from the coding sequence ATGTCGAAGGAAGCGGGTAAGGGCGATAATCACGGAGGCGGCCCCGGGAAGATCGAAATCATCGTCGTGGTGAACGGCCAGCCTACGCAGGTCGAAGCCAATCCCAACCAGCCGCTACACGTCGTTCGCACCAAAGCCCTTGAGAACACGCAAAACGTGGCCCAACCTGCCGAGAACTGGGAGTTCAAGGACGAGGCCGGCACGCTGCTCGACGCCGACAAGAAAATCGGTGATTTCGGATTCGCCAACACTGGAACCCTGTTCCTCAGCTTGAAGGCGGGTGTCGCAGGTGCCTGA
- a CDS encoding type II toxin-antitoxin system VapC family toxin, giving the protein MIVLDTNVISELWKAEPDRAVLAWIDAQMIETLYLSAITVAELRFGLAAMPAGKRRTIFQNRLEGEVLPALAGRVLPFDLDASRSYADLMAQAKTSGKVIGKADGYIAATAVAHGFMVATRDTSPFEAAGLDIINPWEPA; this is encoded by the coding sequence ATGATCGTGCTCGACACCAACGTCATATCCGAATTGTGGAAGGCCGAGCCGGACCGCGCTGTGTTGGCCTGGATCGATGCGCAGATGATTGAAACACTGTATTTGTCCGCGATTACGGTGGCCGAACTGCGTTTCGGCTTGGCGGCCATGCCGGCAGGCAAGCGACGCACGATCTTTCAGAATCGCTTGGAAGGAGAGGTCTTGCCGGCCCTCGCAGGGCGCGTTCTTCCCTTCGACTTGGACGCGTCGCGAAGTTATGCGGACCTGATGGCGCAAGCGAAAACGTCAGGCAAGGTCATCGGCAAGGCGGATGGCTATATCGCCGCAACGGCGGTTGCGCATGGCTTTATGGTTGCTACGCGCGATACCAGTCCGTTCGAGGCAGCTGGACTAGACATCATCAACCCCTGGGAGCCGGCATGA
- a CDS encoding putative metal-binding protein, with translation MPELQTVDPKVSRAKFDREISRFRAYADAYRMQGCFLIEESFPSAFFIFASPKVKPRVIGAAIEIDFTNYDLRPLSVVFVDPFTRQPIARKDLPLNMLRRPQLPGTPTEMISNLIQQNAVSLTDFIQANSLEDQPFLCMAGVREYHDNPAHSGDPWLLHRGSGEGCLAFILDKIIKYGTGPAEQLQIHLQVALGGLLVPPQAIPE, from the coding sequence GTGCCTGAACTCCAAACTGTGGACCCGAAGGTCTCTCGAGCGAAGTTTGATCGGGAGATCAGCCGGTTCCGCGCATATGCAGATGCCTATAGGATGCAAGGCTGCTTTCTGATCGAGGAGAGCTTCCCGAGCGCTTTCTTCATATTTGCGAGCCCAAAGGTAAAGCCGCGCGTTATCGGCGCGGCCATCGAGATCGACTTCACCAACTACGATCTCAGACCACTGTCTGTGGTCTTCGTCGATCCGTTTACACGTCAGCCGATTGCCCGGAAGGACCTTCCCCTGAATATGTTAAGGCGTCCGCAACTGCCCGGAACCCCGACGGAAATGATTTCAAATCTTATCCAGCAGAACGCGGTATCATTGACCGATTTCATTCAAGCCAACAGTCTCGAGGACCAACCATTCCTATGCATGGCTGGAGTCCGGGAATACCACGATAATCCAGCGCACTCAGGTGACCCATGGCTACTTCATCGGGGTTCTGGCGAAGGCTGTTTGGCCTTCATCCTGGACAAGATCATCAAATACGGGACCGGCCCTGCGGAGCAACTGCAGATTCACCTTCAGGTCGCGTTGGGAGGACTGCTAGTACCACCTCAGGCCATTCCAGAATGA
- a CDS encoding DUF6283 family protein, protein MSIGVQRRIRQCDKCPWKVSTDPHDIPHGYTETLHHALARTIAEPGSLHDAGHVMACHEHPPGDEADCVGWLMNQLGPGNNIPLRLKVRSCENIDAVTLDGPQHERFVDTLPKTRKEPAD, encoded by the coding sequence GTGTCAATCGGCGTCCAAAGACGAATTCGGCAGTGCGACAAGTGCCCGTGGAAAGTATCAACCGACCCTCACGATATTCCGCATGGCTACACTGAAACGCTGCATCACGCACTTGCGAGGACGATTGCCGAGCCGGGATCCCTGCACGACGCAGGACATGTGATGGCTTGTCATGAGCACCCACCGGGAGACGAGGCCGACTGCGTAGGCTGGCTCATGAACCAACTTGGTCCAGGCAACAACATCCCACTGCGCCTCAAGGTTCGGTCCTGCGAGAACATAGATGCGGTCACATTGGACGGTCCGCAGCATGAACGGTTTGTGGATACGTTGCCTAAAACCCGCAAGGAACCAGCCGATTAG
- a CDS encoding E2 ligase fold family C protein, whose protein sequence is MALANFIDRAATAASQVLTDFHLGDFKAALEKQVVAVAFDDQAASCAEGQATLDLAVRLLARLYPVLAILPLDSASSFQAQALERLAKSINPKIGIRRSGKSAMVCLVAGATRPSLRCTTFFIGSDGWAAKLSRTDPVGSGSSLLPYGAGAASCFGAANVFRTIFAAQLTGAELDPDIDLSLYSYNKTKARDARPVDLPVDLGETHLVGLGAIGHGALWALARQSGLSGRLHVVDHEAVELSNLQRYVLAGQAEIGMSKAVLATTALRSTALEVEAHPLKWAEHVARRGDWIFDRVGVALDTAADRLAVQGALPRWIANAWTQEHDLGISRHGFDDGQACLCCMYMPSGKSKDEHQLIAEELGIPETHEQVKALLQTNAGVPNDFVVRVATAMGVPFEPLAPFVGQPLRSFYQQAICGGLVFQLSDGSRLVRTVVPMAFQSALAGIMLAAELVKHSAGFPMSPTTSTRVNLLRPLGSHLHDPKAKDSSGRCICSDEDFISAYRRKYGNSVEPLSNISAT, encoded by the coding sequence ATGGCCCTTGCTAATTTCATCGACCGCGCCGCGACGGCGGCATCTCAGGTCCTGACCGATTTTCATCTGGGCGACTTCAAAGCGGCTCTTGAAAAGCAGGTCGTGGCCGTCGCCTTCGACGATCAGGCCGCTTCCTGCGCCGAAGGCCAGGCGACGCTAGATCTTGCGGTGAGGTTGCTTGCCAGACTGTATCCGGTTCTGGCAATACTCCCCTTGGACAGTGCGTCGAGCTTTCAAGCCCAGGCGCTGGAGCGATTGGCAAAGTCGATCAATCCAAAAATCGGCATTCGGCGTTCCGGCAAGTCCGCCATGGTCTGCCTAGTTGCAGGCGCGACGCGGCCATCTCTGCGGTGCACAACCTTTTTCATCGGATCGGACGGTTGGGCGGCAAAGCTGTCGCGTACGGACCCGGTGGGCTCTGGCTCGAGTTTGCTCCCCTATGGAGCTGGCGCCGCCAGTTGCTTCGGCGCCGCCAACGTCTTTCGAACCATCTTCGCCGCCCAGTTAACCGGCGCCGAGTTGGACCCGGACATTGACCTCTCGTTATACAGCTACAACAAGACCAAAGCTCGCGATGCTCGCCCGGTTGACCTTCCTGTCGACCTTGGCGAAACGCACCTCGTTGGGCTCGGCGCGATAGGCCATGGCGCGCTTTGGGCTCTGGCGAGACAATCCGGCCTCTCGGGTCGCCTGCATGTCGTCGACCACGAAGCGGTCGAACTCTCAAACCTGCAGCGCTACGTATTGGCCGGCCAAGCGGAGATCGGCATGTCCAAGGCGGTTCTTGCAACCACCGCCCTTCGATCGACCGCTTTAGAGGTCGAAGCGCATCCGCTGAAGTGGGCAGAACATGTCGCGCGCCGGGGAGACTGGATTTTCGATCGAGTGGGTGTGGCGCTTGACACAGCCGCCGACCGTCTCGCTGTCCAAGGTGCTCTGCCCCGATGGATCGCGAATGCGTGGACGCAGGAACACGACCTCGGCATCTCGCGGCATGGTTTCGATGACGGCCAGGCATGCCTTTGTTGCATGTACATGCCGTCTGGAAAATCCAAGGACGAGCATCAGCTGATTGCCGAGGAACTCGGGATACCGGAAACACACGAGCAGGTGAAAGCGCTATTGCAGACTAACGCCGGCGTTCCCAACGACTTCGTGGTTCGAGTGGCTACGGCGATGGGCGTGCCTTTTGAGCCGCTCGCCCCGTTTGTTGGCCAACCTCTCCGTTCCTTCTATCAGCAGGCTATCTGCGGCGGTCTGGTATTCCAGCTTAGCGATGGAAGTCGTCTCGTTCGAACCGTGGTTCCGATGGCCTTTCAGTCAGCGCTTGCCGGGATCATGCTCGCCGCGGAGCTGGTCAAACATAGTGCGGGTTTTCCCATGAGCCCAACGACAAGCACTCGCGTGAATCTTCTGCGGCCCCTTGGATCTCACTTACATGACCCGAAAGCCAAAGACTCGAGCGGCCGCTGCATCTGTAGCGACGAAGATTTCATCTCGGCCTATAGGCGCAAATACGGCAACAGCGTTGAACCGCTGAGCAACATATCCGCTACCTAA
- a CDS encoding Mov34/MPN/PAD-1 family protein, with amino-acid sequence MALWVGVQQDQHFVIAETVIPAQRHIRTSDGVCVMVPAEELHRLNVWLYKRGLTLLAQIHSHPGRAYHSTTDDAYAVATTIGCLSLVVPNFAREPFDFAHVAAYRLDAKANWNEVPSAVLTRMITITS; translated from the coding sequence ATGGCACTCTGGGTCGGCGTCCAGCAAGACCAGCATTTTGTCATAGCGGAGACAGTGATCCCGGCGCAGCGCCACATCCGAACAAGTGATGGCGTCTGTGTGATGGTCCCTGCCGAAGAACTGCACCGGCTCAATGTCTGGCTCTACAAACGTGGCCTGACGCTTCTGGCGCAGATCCATAGTCATCCGGGCCGCGCCTATCACTCGACGACCGATGACGCCTATGCGGTCGCTACCACGATTGGGTGTCTGTCGCTGGTAGTGCCGAATTTCGCTCGGGAGCCTTTCGATTTTGCTCATGTTGCCGCCTACCGACTTGACGCTAAGGCGAATTGGAATGAGGTCCCGTCCGCGGTCCTGACGCGAATGATCACGATAACGAGTTGA
- a CDS encoding FitA-like ribbon-helix-helix domain-containing protein, with translation MANVTVRNLPDEVHRALRVRAAMHGRSTEAEIRDILETTVRPPERVKLGSLLASIAHEAGGLTDAEAEHFNQLRDKTPAEPMSFE, from the coding sequence ATGGCAAATGTGACCGTTAGGAACCTACCCGACGAGGTGCACCGAGCGCTACGCGTACGAGCAGCAATGCATGGCCGCAGCACCGAAGCCGAGATCCGCGACATCCTAGAAACGACTGTCCGGCCCCCGGAGCGGGTCAAACTCGGCTCTTTATTGGCGTCTATTGCCCATGAAGCTGGAGGGCTGACGGATGCCGAAGCGGAGCATTTCAACCAGCTCCGTGACAAGACTCCTGCTGAACCGATGAGCTTCGAATGA